GGACTTGTTTTCCGAAACATCCCTTCGGTTGAGGGGGACGGCGCGGCGTGCTATTTCGGGCGAAGCGTTCCTTCCGTCGTGCCGAGCTGTTCCGCGACATCCAGTTCCCTGACGAGCCGGGCGGCGGAACAGGACCCGTCCAGCAGGCCGCGGTAGCGGGAGACGAGGCGGCGTGTTTTGGCGGGGGAATCGTCCAGCAGTTCCACGCGGAAGCGGAAGAGGCCCAGTTGACGGAATTCCCGGAAAAAGCCGGCTCCGGTCTGGGCCCTTCCGTTGAACAAGGTGTTCCGGCATCCGGCGTCCGCCAGAAGGGGATGGACGTGGCCCACGCGGTCGCGCAGCTGAACCCGGTATTGTTCGCAGGGCCTTCCGCAGTTTTTATAGCTGGTGCCATCCGACAGGAAAGTGCAGAAAACGCAGTGCTCCATATGGAACATGGGCATATGCTGGTGAATGGTGAGTTCAAACCACTCCGGCGGGGCGGCATGGAGCAGGTCCGTTACCTGGGTGGCGTTGAGGTCATAGGAAATGGTGAGGTATTCCAGATTCCCCTGTTCCTTCAGAATGGCGGAACTGCATGGATTGGCCGCGTTCAGGGAAAAATCACCGATGCGCAGAAGAGGGGAATGGCGGAAATGTTCGGCCGCTCCCAGGTTGCGGATGAGCACGCCGTCCGGTTCCGCCCTCTCCATGACCTTGAAATAGCCCGTTTCCGAGGGTTTCTGGATGCGGGGCGTCGCCAGGAAGACGGGAACCCGGTTGCCTGCCTCCTTCACGGCGCGGACGCCTGCCGCATAGTCCCGGATGTCTTCAAAGTCCAGATAAACGGCATCCGCCCCGGAATTCACCGCGGCGGGAATCTGGTCCATTCTGCGGCACAGCACGGAAAGTTTCCCCCGTGTTTCCCGGACATCCTGTTCCGCGGCCATGACGGGGATGCTGTAGGGTGCGGGAGCCCGGCGGGTTTCTCCGGAAGGAGCCTGCGCGGCCTGGAGCCGCTCCACAAGGGCCCGGCGCGTTTGGTTGAGGGTGCTCAACGGAATCATCACCCCGTCTTCCAAACGGTTTTCGCAGGAAAAAAGCCGGAATCCCGTGCCGCCCAGCCTGCCAAGCTGCCGTTCCAGCGTTTCAGAAGTTAGGGGGCGGTTTTCAGCGCGTTGAAGGGGCTGGGAAGACTGCACGGAACATCCGTATTCCGGGCAAAATACCGTGAGCGGCTCTCCGGCGGCTCCGGTGCAAACCAGATGAATGGGCGTTTCCGCTTCCGGCATATGTTCCCGCATTTTCTTCAATTCCGCATTCAGCGCCGGATCGTCCGTTTTCCAGAGTTTCTGGCCCGGCATGACCCTGTTCCAGTCAATATGGGAAGCTTTTCCGTGGAAGAAAAGGCGGTTTCTCTGCACTTTCCAGATGCGGCCGCCCTGTTCTTCGTCGCGGTTTTCTCCGGCGTCAATGACGAATCCGTCTCCGGGAGCGAGCGGAATGTCCGCTTCCTGCCGGATTTCCAGCCAGCCCTGGCCGCAGGCGGTGATGACGCCCGCATAAGCTCCGCGTTTTTTGCCGTGGCGGCCATGAGTCAGGCGCGGATGGTCCGTCCCGTCCAGCCAGCCTGTGGAGAATCCGCGGGAAAACACCATTTGCAGGGCGTAGCGGTCCCGTGCGGTGACCATGCGGTCCACGGGAATTCCGGCGCAGGCGGCATCCAGCGCCTTCCTGTAGGCGGCCGTTGCCGCCGCCACGTATTCCGGGCTCTTCAAGCGGCCTTCTATCTTATAGCTTCTGACTCCCATCCGGACCAGTTCCGGAATGCGGTCAAGGGCGCACAGGTCCTGCGGACTGAGCAGATAGCGCTTTTCCCCCAGCGGCACGTGCCTGCCGTCCACAATCAGGGCATAGGGCATGCGGCACGCCTGGGCGCATTCCCCCCGGTTGGCGCTGCGCTGGCCCAGGCTTTCCGACGTAAGGCACTGCCCGGAATAAGCCACGCAGAGAGCGCCGTGAACGAAGACCTCCAGCGGAATGTCCGTGTGCCGTGCGCATTGCTCGATTTCCTTCAGGCTCAGTTCCCTTGCCAGCACCGCCTGTTTCAGGTCCAGAAAGCGGGAGGCAAACTCCAGCCCTTCCGGGGAGGTAAGCGTCATCTGGGTGGAGGCGTGCAATTCCAGTTTCATGGCCGGGTCCCGGCGGCTCCATTCCGTGAGGCAGCGGGCAAGCCCCATGTCCTGCACGATGACGCCGTCAGCCCCGGCGGCATTCAGATACCCCAGGTAGGCGAGGGCGTCCGGAAGCTCGGAAGTGAAAATGAGCGTGTTCATCGTGACGTACCCTTTTACCCCGTGCGCATGGAGAAAACGCATCAGCTCCGGCAGGGAATCCAGTGTGAAATTGTTGGCGCGCAGGCGGGCGTTGAAGCGGTCCAGGCCGAAGTAGATGGCATCCGCGCCGTTGGCGACGGCGGCGCGGGCGCAGTCCATGTCTCCGGCGGGGGCCAGCAGTTCGGGGCGAACATCGCCGGGGCGCAGGGAGGAAAGGGTGGTGTCGTCTTCGGGAATCACAGCCGTAGGTAAGTTCTGTTTACTGGGAGGTAGTGCGCTTTTCCGTGCGGTGGAGCAGGGCTTTCAAGTCTCCGAGCAGGAAGAGAGACCCGGCGGCCAGGGCAGGCAGCGGGGATTCCACTGCTTTGCGGAGCCCTTCGGAGAGGGAAGAATGAATGAAAACAGGTTCGGATACGAGGTTTTTCAGCAGGGCGACCATGTCTTCCGCAGGCATGATGCGCGGGGATGAACAGGGCACCAGGTGCCATTCTCCCGCAATTTCCCGGAAAACGGGAATCATGTCCCGAATCTGCTTGTCCGCGGCCGCGGCAAAGACCAGGGCCGCCTTTTGTCCGGGAAACTCCTCGTTCCATGTGGCGGTCAGAACGCGTGCGGCGTGTTCATTGTGCGCTCCGTCCAGCACCAGGGGCGGCGTGCCGATGCGCTCGAACCTGCCGGGCCACTGCACGGATTTCAGGGCCCTTTCTATCAGGGCGCTTTCCGGGAGGGCATTCAGTTGTTTCATGGTTTCCAGTGCAAGTGCTGCGTTTTCAATCTGGTGCGGTCCGGGAAGAGAGGGGCGGGGAGTTCCGGAGTTCGCCCGCGCCACAGTGAGCGGGGAGAGCCGTTCCCGTGCCGTCCATTCGATGACGGCCATGGCTTCCGGTTCCTGAACAGCGGTAACGACGGGTTTTCCGGGGGCGATGATCGCCGCCTTTTCTCCGGCAATTTCCGCAAGGGTGTTTCCCAGATACTGCTGGTGGTCCAGCCCGATGGGAGCCAGTACGGAGATGTCCTTGCGCAGGGCGTTGGTGGCGTCCAGCCTGCCGCCCAGGCCCGTTTCCAGAATGATGAAATCCGCCCCGTTGCTGATGAAGTGGCGCAGGGCGACGGCCAGGGCCAGTTCAAAGAAAGTGGGGGGCTGTTCCCATCCTTCCGCAAGGTTTTTCATGAAGGAGATTTCTGCCGCCAGAGTGTCCCGGGGAATCATTTCCCCGTTCACGCGGATGCGTTCGGCAAATTCCACCAGATGGGGGGAAGTGAACAGGCCGGTTTTATAGCCTTTTGCACGCGCCAGCGCTTCAATCATGGCGCAGGTGGAGCCCTTGCCGTTGGTGCCGGCCACGTGAACCACGGTGGCGTCCGGCCGGTCTGCGCCTGCCGCCGTCAGCAGTTTCCGGGTGTTTTCAAGTCCCAGCTTGATTCCGAAGAATTGGGTGGAAAACAGCCAGTCAAGGGCGGCGGACGCGTTCATGGGCGGCATTCTACCATGAGAGGGCCCCGGTTCAATCCCGGCGTGGGCCGTTCAACAAAATACCGCCGGGAACGGACGCGGCAAACACGAACAAGCTACCGTTGCTACCTCTCGGTCCTGGCGGGGTTTGCCAGTCGTGCCTCCACGGGTTCCCGGCGGCTTGGACAGTAAACTAGGTTTGCCGTGCAGTGTCAACCATCAAAGAGTTCATTTCCTCCTGGTGAAGGAGAGCAGGAAGGAGACCAGAAGGATAGCGCCGATAACGGTGGCAGCCGTGAAGAAAATTTGTTCCTCCTGCTTCAGGCGGCTGCGGCTTTCCTCAATGCTCCCGTCCCTGATCCGCTGCAGGTTGTGCACGACCTTGGCCTGTTCCTCCACGTTCGCCTCCGTCCTCATGGTCAGGCTCTCTTCATGGCTTACAGCCCGGTCGAACGGGGCGATCATGGCCTGGAATTCGGGGTCCTCCGCCAGAATGGCCGTATCGTCATATTCCTCCGCCAGGGGGGAATTCATCGTGTCCCTGATGCTGGCAATCTGCCTGTCCACCTTGTTCTGGAACAGGGAGAGTTCCCTTTTCGCCTTTTCCCAGGCTTCCGTCTTTTCCCGGATCATGGTCTCGCCCTTCCGGGTAATGCGTTCCAGTTCCTGGGGAAGGCTGGCCTGGAGCTTGAGCAATTCCTCCCTGTTTTCCGTTACCTTGAATTCCCTGCTCTTCGTGTTGGAGGCTTCCGCACGCTGAATGCGGTCGATATCCAGCCGGGTTTCCACCTGGCGTATTTGCTCCTGAAGGCGCGCCTGGGCGGCGGAAAGCTGTTGTTTGGTGGTATTTAGCTTGCTCTGGAGTTCCTCCACATCCGCGGCGCGTCTGTCGTATTGTTGCAGCAGCCGG
This genomic stretch from Akkermansia biwaensis harbors:
- a CDS encoding U32 family peptidase, which encodes MPEDDTTLSSLRPGDVRPELLAPAGDMDCARAAVANGADAIYFGLDRFNARLRANNFTLDSLPELMRFLHAHGVKGYVTMNTLIFTSELPDALAYLGYLNAAGADGVIVQDMGLARCLTEWSRRDPAMKLELHASTQMTLTSPEGLEFASRFLDLKQAVLARELSLKEIEQCARHTDIPLEVFVHGALCVAYSGQCLTSESLGQRSANRGECAQACRMPYALIVDGRHVPLGEKRYLLSPQDLCALDRIPELVRMGVRSYKIEGRLKSPEYVAAATAAYRKALDAACAGIPVDRMVTARDRYALQMVFSRGFSTGWLDGTDHPRLTHGRHGKKRGAYAGVITACGQGWLEIRQEADIPLAPGDGFVIDAGENRDEEQGGRIWKVQRNRLFFHGKASHIDWNRVMPGQKLWKTDDPALNAELKKMREHMPEAETPIHLVCTGAAGEPLTVFCPEYGCSVQSSQPLQRAENRPLTSETLERQLGRLGGTGFRLFSCENRLEDGVMIPLSTLNQTRRALVERLQAAQAPSGETRRAPAPYSIPVMAAEQDVRETRGKLSVLCRRMDQIPAAVNSGADAVYLDFEDIRDYAAGVRAVKEAGNRVPVFLATPRIQKPSETGYFKVMERAEPDGVLIRNLGAAEHFRHSPLLRIGDFSLNAANPCSSAILKEQGNLEYLTISYDLNATQVTDLLHAAPPEWFELTIHQHMPMFHMEHCVFCTFLSDGTSYKNCGRPCEQYRVQLRDRVGHVHPLLADAGCRNTLFNGRAQTGAGFFREFRQLGLFRFRVELLDDSPAKTRRLVSRYRGLLDGSCSAARLVRELDVAEQLGTTEGTLRPK
- a CDS encoding bifunctional folylpolyglutamate synthase/dihydrofolate synthase, with translation MNASAALDWLFSTQFFGIKLGLENTRKLLTAAGADRPDATVVHVAGTNGKGSTCAMIEALARAKGYKTGLFTSPHLVEFAERIRVNGEMIPRDTLAAEISFMKNLAEGWEQPPTFFELALAVALRHFISNGADFIILETGLGGRLDATNALRKDISVLAPIGLDHQQYLGNTLAEIAGEKAAIIAPGKPVVTAVQEPEAMAVIEWTARERLSPLTVARANSGTPRPSLPGPHQIENAALALETMKQLNALPESALIERALKSVQWPGRFERIGTPPLVLDGAHNEHAARVLTATWNEEFPGQKAALVFAAAADKQIRDMIPVFREIAGEWHLVPCSSPRIMPAEDMVALLKNLVSEPVFIHSSLSEGLRKAVESPLPALAAGSLFLLGDLKALLHRTEKRTTSQ